In one window of Macaca thibetana thibetana isolate TM-01 chromosome 5, ASM2454274v1, whole genome shotgun sequence DNA:
- the HAND2 gene encoding heart- and neural crest derivatives-expressed protein 2 — protein MSLVGGFPHHPVVHHEGYPFAAAAAAAAAAAASRCSHEENPYFHGWLIGHPEMSPPDYSMALSYSPEYASGAAGLDHSHYGGVPPGAGPPGLGGPRPVKRRGTANRKERRRTQSINSAFAELRECIPNVPADTKLSKIKTLRLATSYIAYLMDLLAKDDQNGEAEAFKAEIKKTDVKEEKRKKELNEILKSTVSSNDKKTKGRTGWPQHVWALELKQ, from the exons ATGAGTCTGGTAGGCGGTTTCCCCCACCACCCGGTGGTGCACCATGAGGGCTACCCGtttgccgccgccgccgccgcagctgccgccgccgccgccagccGCTGCAGCCATGAGGAGAACCCCTACTTCCATGGCTGGCTCATCGGCCACCCCGAGATGTCGCCCCCCGACTACAGCATGGCCCTGTCCTACAGCCCCGAGTATGCCAGCGGCGCCGCCGGCCTGGACCACTCCCATTACGGGGGGGTGCCGCCGGGCGCCGGGCCCCCGGGCCTGGGGGGGCCGCGACCGGTGAAGCGCCGCGGCACCGCCAACCGCAAGGAGCGGCGCAGGACTCAGAGCATCAACAGCGCTTTCGCCGAACTGCGCGAGTGCATCCCCAACGTACCCGCCGACACCAAACTCTCCAAAATCAAGACCCTGCGCCTGGCCACCAGCTACATCGCCTACCTCATGGACCTGCTGGCCAAGGACGACCAGAATGGCGAGGCGGAGGCCTTCAAGGCAGAGATCAAGAAGACCGACGtgaaagaggagaagaggaagaaggagctG AACGAAATCTTGAAAAGCACAGTGAGCAGCAACGACAAGAAAACCAAAGGCCGGACGGGCTGGCCGCAGCACGTCTGGGCCCTGGAGCTCAagcagtga